One segment of Macaca fascicularis isolate 582-1 chromosome 2, T2T-MFA8v1.1 DNA contains the following:
- the LOC102119042 gene encoding uncharacterized protein isoform X6 — translation MVRPQDTVAYEDLSVGYTQKKWKCPALSQRALQWNIMPENDRSMASLGENMMKGSELTPKQEIFKGSESSNKTSGGLFGMVPGGAETGDVCEDTSKELEAQTSDEEGSKLENAFLEITDEDKKKSTKDRYDKYKEVGEHPHLSSSPAEHEGVLKGQKSYRCDECGKTFNRSSHLIGHQRIHTGEKPYECNECGKTFRQTSQLIVHLRTHTGEKPYECSECGKAYRHSSHLIQHQRLHNGEKPYKCNECAKAFTQSSRLIDHQRTHTGEKPYECNECGEAFIRSKSLVRHQVLHTGKKPYKCNECGRAFCSNRNLIDHQRTHTGEKPYECSECGKAFSRSKCLIRHQSLHTGEKPYKCSECGKAFNQNSQLVEHERIHTGEKPFECSECGKAFGLSKCLIRHQRLHTGEKPYKCNECGKSFNQNSHLIIHQRIHTGEKPYECHECGKVFSYSSSLMVHQRTHTGEKPYKCNDCGKAFSDSSQLIVHQRVHTGEKPYECSECGKAFSQRSTFNHHQRTHTGEKPSGLAWSVS, via the exons ATGGTCAGGCCCCAG GATACCGTGGCGTATGAGGACCTTTCTGTGGGCTATActcagaagaaatggaaatgtcCCGCACTCAGTCAGAGAGCCCTGCAGTGGAACATCATGCCGGAAAATGACCGTAGCATGGCCTCCTTGG GTGAGAACATGATGAAGGGTTCAGAGTTGACTCCAAAGCAGGAAATTTTTAAAGGATCAGAGTCATCTAACAAGACATCAGGGGGACTCTTTGGGATGGTTCCTGGGGGAGCAGAGACTGGAGATGTTTGTGAAGATACTTCCAAAGAGTTAGAAGCACAAACCTCAGATGAAGAAGGGAGCAAGCTAGAAAATGCTTTCTTGGAAATAACAGatgaagataagaaaaaatcCACAAAAGACAGATATGACAAATATAAGGAAGTTGGGGAACATCCACATCTGTCTTCCAGTCCTGCTGAACATGAAGGAGTTTTAAAGGGACAGAAATCCTATCGATGTGATGAATGTGGCAAAACTTTCAATCGGAGTTCTCACCTTATTGGCCATCAGAGaatccacactggagagaaaccctatgagtgTAATGAGTGTGGGAAGACCTTCAGGCAAACCTCCCAGCTCATTGTTCATCTCAGAACCCACACAGgggaaaaaccctatgaatgcagTGAGTGTGGAAAGGCGTATAGGCACAGCTCCCATCTCATTCAACATCAGAGACTCCATAATGGggagaaaccctataaatgtaatgaatgtgcAAAAGCCTTTACTCAGAGTTCCCGACTCATTGACCACCAGAGAACCCATACTGGGGAGAAACCTTATGAATGCAATGAGTGTGGAGAGGCATTCATTCGAAGTAAAAGTCTTGTTCGACATCAGGTCCTGCACACTGGtaagaaaccttacaaatgtaatgaGTGTGGGAGAGCTTTCTGTTCCAATAGAAATCTCATTGACCATCAGAGAacccacactggagagaagccttatgAGTGTAgtgaatgtggcaaagccttcagTCGGAGTAAATGTCTTATTCGACATCAGAGCCTCCACACTGGCGAAAAGCCGTACAAATGtagtgaatgtgggaaagccttcaatCAGAACTCGCAACTCGTTGAGCATGAgcgaattcatactggagaaaaacctttTGAATGTAGCGAGTGTGGTAAGGCATTCGGTCTGAGTAAATGTCTTATTCGGCACCAGAGACTTCACACTGGTGAAAAGCCCTATAAATGCAATGAGTGTGGAAAATCCTTCAATCAAAACTCACATCTTATTATACaccagagaattcacactggtgagaaaccctatgaatgtcatGAGTGTGGGAAGGTCTTCAGTTATAGCTCCAGCCTTATGGTACATCAGAGAACCCATACTGGGGAAAAACCCTATAAATGCAATGATTGTGGGAAAGCTTTTAGTGACAGCTCACAGCTTATTGTGCACCAGAGAgtccacactggagagaaaccttatgaatgtagtgaatgtgggaaagcctttagtCAGCGTTCCACTTTTAATCACCACCAgcgaactcacactggagagaagccctcAGGTCTGGCTTGGTCAGTTTCTTAA
- the LOC102119042 gene encoding uncharacterized protein isoform X4 translates to MHLEDTAALGATKESPPTSPLSGGSAPGAHQAPPYDPGTHHLPNGDFAQCASPVPTLPQVVNSGLRMVRPQDTVAYEDLSVGYTQKKWKCPALSQRALQWNIMPENDRSMASLAGENMMKGSELTPKQEIFKGSESSNKTSGGLFGMVPGGAETGDVCEDTSKELEAQTSDEEGSKLENAFLEITDEDKKKSTKDRYDKYKEVGEHPHLSSSPAEHEGVLKGQKSYRCDECGKTFNRSSHLIGHQRIHTGEKPYECNECGKTFRQTSQLIVHLRTHTGEKPYECSECGKAYRHSSHLIQHQRLHNGEKPYKCNECAKAFTQSSRLIDHQRTHTGEKPYECNECGEAFIRSKSLVRHQVLHTGKKPYKCNECGRAFCSNRNLIDHQRTHTGEKPYECSECGKAFSRSKCLIRHQSLHTGEKPYKCSECGKAFNQNSQLVEHERIHTGEKPFECSECGKAFGLSKCLIRHQRLHTGEKPYKCNECGKSFNQNSHLIIHQRIHTGEKPYECHECGKVFSYSSSLMVHQRTHTGEKPYKCNDCGKAFSDSSQLIVHQRVHTGEKPYECSECGKAFSQRSTFNHHQRTHTGEKPSGLAWSVS, encoded by the exons atgcatttggAGGACACAGCAGCTCTGGGTGCAACAAAGGAATCCCCTCCTACGTCACCCCTCAGTGGGGGCTCAGCCCCTGGAGCCCACCAGGCGCCTCCTTATGACCCAGGGACACATCACCTCCCCAATGGGGACTTCG cTCAATGTGCTTCTCCAGTTCCTACCCTTCCTCAAGTGGTGAACTCAGGACTTCGGATGGTCAGGCCCCAG GATACCGTGGCGTATGAGGACCTTTCTGTGGGCTATActcagaagaaatggaaatgtcCCGCACTCAGTCAGAGAGCCCTGCAGTGGAACATCATGCCGGAAAATGACCGTAGCATGGCCTCCTTGG CAGGTGAGAACATGATGAAGGGTTCAGAGTTGACTCCAAAGCAGGAAATTTTTAAAGGATCAGAGTCATCTAACAAGACATCAGGGGGACTCTTTGGGATGGTTCCTGGGGGAGCAGAGACTGGAGATGTTTGTGAAGATACTTCCAAAGAGTTAGAAGCACAAACCTCAGATGAAGAAGGGAGCAAGCTAGAAAATGCTTTCTTGGAAATAACAGatgaagataagaaaaaatcCACAAAAGACAGATATGACAAATATAAGGAAGTTGGGGAACATCCACATCTGTCTTCCAGTCCTGCTGAACATGAAGGAGTTTTAAAGGGACAGAAATCCTATCGATGTGATGAATGTGGCAAAACTTTCAATCGGAGTTCTCACCTTATTGGCCATCAGAGaatccacactggagagaaaccctatgagtgTAATGAGTGTGGGAAGACCTTCAGGCAAACCTCCCAGCTCATTGTTCATCTCAGAACCCACACAGgggaaaaaccctatgaatgcagTGAGTGTGGAAAGGCGTATAGGCACAGCTCCCATCTCATTCAACATCAGAGACTCCATAATGGggagaaaccctataaatgtaatgaatgtgcAAAAGCCTTTACTCAGAGTTCCCGACTCATTGACCACCAGAGAACCCATACTGGGGAGAAACCTTATGAATGCAATGAGTGTGGAGAGGCATTCATTCGAAGTAAAAGTCTTGTTCGACATCAGGTCCTGCACACTGGtaagaaaccttacaaatgtaatgaGTGTGGGAGAGCTTTCTGTTCCAATAGAAATCTCATTGACCATCAGAGAacccacactggagagaagccttatgAGTGTAgtgaatgtggcaaagccttcagTCGGAGTAAATGTCTTATTCGACATCAGAGCCTCCACACTGGCGAAAAGCCGTACAAATGtagtgaatgtgggaaagccttcaatCAGAACTCGCAACTCGTTGAGCATGAgcgaattcatactggagaaaaacctttTGAATGTAGCGAGTGTGGTAAGGCATTCGGTCTGAGTAAATGTCTTATTCGGCACCAGAGACTTCACACTGGTGAAAAGCCCTATAAATGCAATGAGTGTGGAAAATCCTTCAATCAAAACTCACATCTTATTATACaccagagaattcacactggtgagaaaccctatgaatgtcatGAGTGTGGGAAGGTCTTCAGTTATAGCTCCAGCCTTATGGTACATCAGAGAACCCATACTGGGGAAAAACCCTATAAATGCAATGATTGTGGGAAAGCTTTTAGTGACAGCTCACAGCTTATTGTGCACCAGAGAgtccacactggagagaaaccttatgaatgtagtgaatgtgggaaagcctttagtCAGCGTTCCACTTTTAATCACCACCAgcgaactcacactggagagaagccctcAGGTCTGGCTTGGTCAGTTTCTTAA
- the LOC102119042 gene encoding uncharacterized protein isoform X5, whose product MVRPQDTVAYEDLSVGYTQKKWKCPALSQRALQWNIMPENDRSMASLAGENMMKGSELTPKQEIFKGSESSNKTSGGLFGMVPGGAETGDVCEDTSKELEAQTSDEEGSKLENAFLEITDEDKKKSTKDRYDKYKEVGEHPHLSSSPAEHEGVLKGQKSYRCDECGKTFNRSSHLIGHQRIHTGEKPYECNECGKTFRQTSQLIVHLRTHTGEKPYECSECGKAYRHSSHLIQHQRLHNGEKPYKCNECAKAFTQSSRLIDHQRTHTGEKPYECNECGEAFIRSKSLVRHQVLHTGKKPYKCNECGRAFCSNRNLIDHQRTHTGEKPYECSECGKAFSRSKCLIRHQSLHTGEKPYKCSECGKAFNQNSQLVEHERIHTGEKPFECSECGKAFGLSKCLIRHQRLHTGEKPYKCNECGKSFNQNSHLIIHQRIHTGEKPYECHECGKVFSYSSSLMVHQRTHTGEKPYKCNDCGKAFSDSSQLIVHQRVHTGEKPYECSECGKAFSQRSTFNHHQRTHTGEKPSGLAWSVS is encoded by the exons ATGGTCAGGCCCCAG GATACCGTGGCGTATGAGGACCTTTCTGTGGGCTATActcagaagaaatggaaatgtcCCGCACTCAGTCAGAGAGCCCTGCAGTGGAACATCATGCCGGAAAATGACCGTAGCATGGCCTCCTTGG CAGGTGAGAACATGATGAAGGGTTCAGAGTTGACTCCAAAGCAGGAAATTTTTAAAGGATCAGAGTCATCTAACAAGACATCAGGGGGACTCTTTGGGATGGTTCCTGGGGGAGCAGAGACTGGAGATGTTTGTGAAGATACTTCCAAAGAGTTAGAAGCACAAACCTCAGATGAAGAAGGGAGCAAGCTAGAAAATGCTTTCTTGGAAATAACAGatgaagataagaaaaaatcCACAAAAGACAGATATGACAAATATAAGGAAGTTGGGGAACATCCACATCTGTCTTCCAGTCCTGCTGAACATGAAGGAGTTTTAAAGGGACAGAAATCCTATCGATGTGATGAATGTGGCAAAACTTTCAATCGGAGTTCTCACCTTATTGGCCATCAGAGaatccacactggagagaaaccctatgagtgTAATGAGTGTGGGAAGACCTTCAGGCAAACCTCCCAGCTCATTGTTCATCTCAGAACCCACACAGgggaaaaaccctatgaatgcagTGAGTGTGGAAAGGCGTATAGGCACAGCTCCCATCTCATTCAACATCAGAGACTCCATAATGGggagaaaccctataaatgtaatgaatgtgcAAAAGCCTTTACTCAGAGTTCCCGACTCATTGACCACCAGAGAACCCATACTGGGGAGAAACCTTATGAATGCAATGAGTGTGGAGAGGCATTCATTCGAAGTAAAAGTCTTGTTCGACATCAGGTCCTGCACACTGGtaagaaaccttacaaatgtaatgaGTGTGGGAGAGCTTTCTGTTCCAATAGAAATCTCATTGACCATCAGAGAacccacactggagagaagccttatgAGTGTAgtgaatgtggcaaagccttcagTCGGAGTAAATGTCTTATTCGACATCAGAGCCTCCACACTGGCGAAAAGCCGTACAAATGtagtgaatgtgggaaagccttcaatCAGAACTCGCAACTCGTTGAGCATGAgcgaattcatactggagaaaaacctttTGAATGTAGCGAGTGTGGTAAGGCATTCGGTCTGAGTAAATGTCTTATTCGGCACCAGAGACTTCACACTGGTGAAAAGCCCTATAAATGCAATGAGTGTGGAAAATCCTTCAATCAAAACTCACATCTTATTATACaccagagaattcacactggtgagaaaccctatgaatgtcatGAGTGTGGGAAGGTCTTCAGTTATAGCTCCAGCCTTATGGTACATCAGAGAACCCATACTGGGGAAAAACCCTATAAATGCAATGATTGTGGGAAAGCTTTTAGTGACAGCTCACAGCTTATTGTGCACCAGAGAgtccacactggagagaaaccttatgaatgtagtgaatgtgggaaagcctttagtCAGCGTTCCACTTTTAATCACCACCAgcgaactcacactggagagaagccctcAGGTCTGGCTTGGTCAGTTTCTTAA